One genomic region from Spirosoma sp. KCTC 42546 encodes:
- a CDS encoding TonB-dependent receptor: MMNKSYKMNRFGGYVGQIGVSRSQSFGQKASLSFVAMLAMILLLGNSVAWAQGRTVTGTVKDPSGSSLPGVSVQIKGTQRGTNTDADGKYSLANVPDNATLVLSFIGYTSQEVVVGNRSTVDVKLSDDTKALDEVVVVGYGTSKRKDLTGSVVQVSAKDFNAGVNPNPLQAIQGKVAGLVITAPSGDPNQQPTVRLRGYTSLAGGSDPLYVVDGMIGVPINTISPSDIESMDVLKDASAAAIYGSRAANGVILITTKRGKSGKTTVAFNNYVGVSTISRQYDMLDAQGYRDAVTQIKGASALNDLQRFPAGNYNTDWTKEVTQTGTVNNHDLSIAGGSPTFSYRGSLNYINQNGIIKKTGLDRVTARINLDQKAFDNRLNIQYNLSYSETNKKYDSGIIGRAVTFLPTLPVRNADGSYYEVGGSFDLFNPVAMLENVINNGVQRYLQGGMNLRYEILDGLTVGVSGQLQRDNTVNNFYTNPNIKAYAANNGRASRSFEEKNTKLLELTANYTKGFGTQNSNYSLLGGYSYQSFDNDGFTAANNGFATPDINYSNLGLGSGTLVSPANNYATSYRNNAKLISFFGRATLNLNDKYNVTATVRRDGSSKFGANNKWGVFPSVGAGWTITNESFFPKSNTLNFLKLRVGYGQTGNSEGISAYNSIQLYGQKGTYYDGTLGDFLPGYGITQNANPNLKWEVLTTSNIGLDFQLIGGRFSGTVEYYNKLTKDMLYPYSVPADGITYFTNTILANVGSMRNSGFELSFGGDVIQKGNFSWNSRVVGAYNKNTIVTLSNDQFSNGQVRFNAFNGRGLSDVFASYLVPGQPLGEFNNVPTFTGSYSSDGQPLLKAGSGDTPVTEVGKADAAAGVASGNYVKQGNPQPFLNASFINTFRYKGFDVYFQLRGTFGNTILNAIRSNLLIPGSILETNMLKGVTDYPKNYGVNVLTSNWLESGSFVRFDNWQIGYNIPLPASKYITNARIYAGGNNLFIITKYKGIDPELQVKADLQTNGSQIQQAPNAVGLDGGGYGNVVYPKTRTFQLGLNLTF; encoded by the coding sequence ATGATGAACAAATCCTACAAAATGAACCGCTTCGGTGGCTACGTAGGTCAGATTGGGGTTTCCCGATCACAGTCATTTGGTCAAAAAGCTTCACTAAGCTTTGTGGCCATGTTGGCAATGATACTGCTACTGGGCAATTCAGTGGCCTGGGCACAGGGCCGTACTGTAACGGGCACTGTAAAGGACCCGTCGGGATCCTCTCTGCCCGGTGTGAGTGTACAAATTAAAGGTACCCAGCGTGGAACAAACACTGATGCTGATGGTAAGTATTCGCTGGCCAATGTGCCAGACAACGCAACGCTGGTATTGAGCTTTATTGGCTATACTTCGCAGGAAGTAGTCGTAGGGAACCGTTCGACGGTAGACGTGAAATTGTCTGATGACACGAAAGCATTGGATGAGGTTGTGGTAGTAGGATATGGTACGTCAAAACGTAAAGATTTGACTGGTTCTGTTGTGCAGGTATCCGCTAAAGATTTTAACGCTGGGGTAAACCCAAACCCACTGCAAGCCATTCAAGGTAAAGTAGCCGGTCTGGTTATTACGGCTCCTTCGGGCGATCCTAACCAACAACCAACGGTTCGTTTGCGTGGTTACACCTCGCTGGCCGGTGGTTCTGACCCTCTATATGTAGTCGACGGTATGATTGGTGTTCCAATCAACACCATTTCTCCTTCCGACATTGAGTCGATGGATGTATTGAAAGATGCCTCTGCTGCTGCTATTTATGGTTCACGGGCAGCTAATGGCGTTATCCTGATTACCACCAAGCGTGGTAAGTCGGGAAAAACAACAGTAGCATTTAATAACTACGTTGGTGTATCGACTATTTCCAGGCAGTATGATATGCTGGACGCACAAGGTTATCGGGATGCCGTTACTCAAATTAAAGGAGCTTCGGCATTAAATGATTTACAGCGTTTCCCTGCTGGAAATTATAATACGGACTGGACGAAGGAAGTCACGCAGACTGGAACCGTCAACAACCACGATCTTTCCATTGCGGGGGGCTCACCAACGTTCAGCTATCGGGGCTCGCTCAATTATATCAACCAGAACGGTATTATTAAAAAAACTGGTCTGGATCGTGTAACGGCTCGTATTAACCTCGATCAGAAAGCGTTTGACAACCGACTGAACATTCAGTATAATCTGTCGTACTCCGAAACGAACAAAAAGTATGACAGTGGTATCATCGGACGCGCCGTTACGTTCCTGCCAACATTGCCGGTACGCAACGCTGACGGATCATATTATGAAGTAGGTGGTAGTTTTGACCTCTTCAATCCGGTTGCTATGCTGGAGAACGTTATCAATAACGGTGTACAGCGGTATTTGCAGGGTGGTATGAACCTGCGCTATGAGATCCTGGACGGATTAACAGTTGGCGTTAGTGGTCAGTTACAACGGGATAACACCGTCAATAACTTCTACACCAATCCAAACATCAAAGCCTATGCCGCTAATAATGGTCGTGCTAGCCGAAGCTTTGAGGAGAAGAATACGAAATTGTTGGAATTGACGGCTAATTACACCAAAGGATTCGGCACTCAGAACAGCAATTACTCGTTATTGGGCGGTTATTCGTACCAGAGCTTTGATAACGATGGTTTCACTGCAGCTAACAACGGTTTTGCGACGCCTGATATCAATTATAGTAACCTGGGTTTAGGCTCAGGTACATTGGTTAGTCCTGCTAACAACTATGCTACATCCTACCGCAATAACGCGAAGTTGATCTCCTTCTTTGGCCGGGCTACGTTGAACCTGAATGACAAGTACAACGTAACGGCTACTGTGCGCCGGGATGGTAGTTCTAAATTTGGCGCCAACAACAAATGGGGCGTATTCCCATCGGTGGGTGCTGGCTGGACCATTACCAATGAGTCATTCTTCCCAAAGAGCAATACACTTAACTTCCTGAAACTGCGCGTTGGTTATGGCCAAACAGGTAACTCGGAAGGTATCTCGGCCTACAACTCCATTCAGTTATATGGTCAGAAAGGTACCTACTACGATGGTACGCTGGGTGATTTCCTGCCAGGCTATGGTATCACGCAGAACGCGAATCCAAACCTGAAATGGGAAGTACTGACTACATCGAACATTGGTTTGGATTTCCAACTCATCGGTGGTCGTTTCTCGGGTACAGTAGAGTATTATAACAAGTTAACCAAAGACATGTTGTATCCCTACTCAGTACCTGCCGATGGTATTACGTACTTTACCAACACGATTCTGGCCAACGTAGGCTCGATGCGTAACAGCGGGTTTGAATTATCCTTTGGTGGTGATGTAATCCAGAAAGGTAATTTCTCCTGGAATTCACGGGTTGTTGGTGCTTATAACAAAAACACGATAGTTACGCTGTCAAATGATCAGTTTAGCAATGGTCAGGTGCGTTTCAACGCGTTTAATGGTCGTGGTCTGTCCGACGTATTTGCATCTTACCTGGTACCTGGTCAGCCATTGGGAGAATTTAATAATGTGCCTACGTTTACGGGTAGCTACTCATCTGACGGTCAGCCATTATTGAAAGCGGGCTCTGGTGACACGCCGGTAACGGAGGTGGGTAAGGCAGATGCTGCTGCTGGGGTTGCTTCAGGAAACTATGTAAAACAGGGCAATCCACAGCCATTCCTGAATGCCTCGTTTATCAATACATTCCGTTATAAAGGATTCGATGTCTATTTCCAGTTACGTGGAACGTTTGGCAACACCATCCTGAATGCCATACGGTCGAACCTGTTAATTCCAGGTTCGATTCTGGAAACCAATATGCTGAAAGGTGTAACGGACTATCCTAAAAACTACGGTGTGAACGTATTGACGTCAAACTGGCTGGAAAGTGGTTCATTTGTGCGGTTTGATAACTGGCAGATTGGCTACAACATCCCACTGCCAGCCAGCAAGTACATCACAAATGCACGGATTTATGCTGGTGGTAATAACCTGTTTATCATTACCAAATACAAAGGTATCGATCCTGAACTACAGGTCAAAGCTGACCTGCAAACGAACGGTAGTCAGATTCAGCAGGCACCTAACGCTGTTGGTTTAGATGGGGGTGGCTACGGAAACGTTGTTTACCCTAAAACACGTACGTTCCAGTTAGGCCTCAACCTGACCTTCTAA
- a CDS encoding FAD-binding and (Fe-S)-binding domain-containing protein, producing MSVESLKNLASQLTGDLFDDVTQRTLYATDASAYREMPTAVAIPKTIDDLKALIAYARQYKTSLIPRTAGTSLAGQVVGNGIVVDVSKHFTKILEINPEERWVRVQPGVIRDELNQFLKPYGLYFGPETSTANRAMIGGMVGNNSCGSNSVVYRSTREHTLSVKALLADGTEAEFGPTSNWELTKQLSEASRQNGSATRIGKILLKTNSILSDTANQEEIRRNFPKKTIERRNTGYALDSLLDMEPFTAGGESFNLAKFIAGSEGTLCFLTEIKLNLVPLPPKESGLVCVHCHSIDEALRATLIALKYKPYAVELIDDIILERADTNPEQRKNSFFVQKTPTDHFPIILVVDLSRETRAEIEALAAEMEADMRSAGMGYHFPLLFGEDSKKIWTLRKAGLGLLGNLPGDAKAVAVIEDTTVDVADLPEYIRDFNEILAKHNMHAVHYAHAGSGELHLRPIINLKTEEGHRQYRMIAEEIATLVKKYDGSLSGEHGDGRLRGEFIPQMVGAHNYELMRELKHTWDPEGIFNPGKIVETPPMDTFLRYEAGQKTPDFQTYFRYKDQTVLQHAEQCNGSGDCRKTQASGGTMCPSYMATRNEKDTTRARANILREMLTHSPKENRFDHKEIKEVYDLCLSCKGCKNECPSNVDVAKLKAEFLQHYYDTNGVPIRSRLIANFARLSSLASLVPWAWNGVLGTPSLRRMANKLVGFHPDRTMPLMGKTTLNRWVNGRERGTGSREQGRMRVYLFCDEFTNYNDVEVGQKAIQLFERLGYEVIIPEHGESGRAALSKGMLKYAKTLAEKNIRLLKDVITAETPLMGLEPSAILTFRDEYPDLVDESLVATAKQLAENTLTFEEFIARELDAGRIRADQFTDEKRLIKLHGHCQQKAVSSLVPGKKALSLPKNYTVQLIPSGCCGMAGSFGYEAEHYEVSMKVGELVLFPTVRQQPDDVIIAAPGTSCRHQIKDGTSRKAKHPAEILYEALK from the coding sequence ATGAGTGTGGAATCTCTCAAAAATTTAGCCAGCCAACTAACTGGCGACCTCTTCGATGACGTTACACAACGGACTTTATACGCAACCGATGCGTCTGCATACCGGGAAATGCCCACTGCCGTTGCCATCCCTAAAACCATTGATGACCTAAAGGCACTCATCGCGTATGCCAGGCAGTATAAAACCTCATTGATTCCACGGACTGCCGGAACATCCCTGGCGGGCCAGGTTGTTGGTAACGGTATTGTCGTAGATGTATCGAAACACTTCACGAAAATCCTGGAAATCAACCCAGAGGAACGCTGGGTACGTGTACAGCCAGGCGTTATTCGGGATGAACTGAATCAGTTTCTGAAACCATACGGACTGTATTTTGGCCCTGAAACCTCCACCGCCAATCGGGCTATGATTGGTGGTATGGTTGGTAATAACTCCTGCGGTTCAAATTCGGTAGTTTACCGTTCTACACGGGAGCACACCCTATCAGTAAAGGCATTACTTGCCGATGGCACCGAAGCTGAGTTTGGCCCTACCAGTAACTGGGAATTGACAAAACAATTGAGTGAAGCCAGTCGTCAAAATGGCTCTGCAACCCGGATTGGAAAAATTCTGCTCAAGACAAACTCGATTTTATCCGATACTGCTAATCAGGAAGAAATTAGACGGAACTTCCCTAAAAAAACCATCGAGCGTCGAAATACAGGCTATGCGCTGGATTCGCTGCTCGATATGGAACCCTTTACAGCTGGCGGAGAGTCGTTTAATCTTGCCAAATTCATTGCCGGTTCAGAAGGTACTCTCTGTTTCCTGACCGAAATTAAGCTGAATCTGGTCCCTTTGCCTCCCAAAGAAAGCGGCCTTGTTTGTGTTCACTGCCATTCCATTGATGAAGCACTACGGGCTACGTTAATTGCATTGAAGTACAAGCCGTATGCGGTCGAATTAATTGATGATATTATTCTTGAACGGGCCGATACAAACCCGGAACAACGTAAAAACAGCTTTTTTGTCCAAAAAACCCCCACCGATCATTTCCCGATTATACTGGTTGTAGATCTTTCCCGCGAGACAAGAGCTGAAATCGAAGCGTTGGCCGCAGAAATGGAAGCCGATATGCGATCAGCAGGCATGGGCTATCATTTTCCGCTCTTGTTTGGCGAGGATAGTAAAAAAATCTGGACGCTACGCAAAGCCGGATTGGGCTTATTGGGCAATCTTCCCGGCGATGCTAAAGCGGTAGCCGTCATTGAAGACACAACCGTTGACGTGGCCGATCTGCCAGAGTATATTCGTGACTTCAACGAAATTCTAGCCAAGCATAACATGCATGCCGTTCACTATGCCCATGCGGGTTCGGGTGAGTTGCATTTGCGCCCTATTATAAATCTCAAAACGGAAGAAGGGCATCGACAATACCGAATGATTGCGGAAGAAATTGCCACTTTGGTTAAAAAATACGATGGCTCACTCTCGGGAGAACATGGCGATGGACGATTACGAGGGGAGTTTATTCCGCAAATGGTAGGCGCGCACAACTACGAGTTGATGCGCGAGCTTAAGCATACCTGGGACCCTGAGGGTATTTTCAATCCCGGAAAAATTGTGGAAACACCCCCGATGGATACCTTCCTTCGGTACGAAGCAGGGCAAAAAACACCCGATTTTCAAACTTATTTTCGGTATAAAGATCAAACGGTGCTGCAACACGCCGAGCAGTGCAATGGTTCGGGCGATTGCCGAAAAACACAGGCTTCGGGCGGAACCATGTGTCCGAGTTATATGGCTACCCGAAACGAAAAGGACACCACTCGGGCAAGGGCGAATATCCTGCGTGAGATGCTGACCCATTCACCTAAAGAAAATCGGTTCGATCATAAAGAAATTAAGGAGGTTTATGACCTCTGCTTATCCTGCAAAGGCTGTAAAAATGAATGCCCATCGAATGTGGACGTGGCCAAGCTCAAAGCAGAGTTTTTACAACACTACTATGATACCAATGGTGTTCCTATCCGTTCTAGACTTATTGCCAATTTTGCTCGGCTATCAAGTTTGGCATCGCTGGTTCCCTGGGCCTGGAATGGTGTATTGGGCACCCCCTCACTCCGGCGAATGGCGAACAAACTGGTGGGCTTCCACCCCGACCGGACTATGCCATTGATGGGCAAAACGACGTTGAATCGTTGGGTTAATGGCAGAGAGCGAGGAACAGGGAGCAGGGAGCAGGGCCGCATGCGTGTTTACCTTTTCTGTGATGAATTTACCAATTACAACGACGTTGAAGTAGGTCAGAAAGCGATCCAGCTCTTTGAACGATTAGGCTATGAAGTAATCATTCCTGAGCATGGTGAAAGCGGTCGTGCCGCGCTCTCGAAGGGCATGCTGAAATACGCAAAAACACTGGCGGAGAAGAATATACGCTTATTAAAAGATGTTATAACGGCCGAAACACCCTTGATGGGGCTAGAGCCATCTGCTATTCTGACCTTCCGGGATGAGTATCCTGATTTGGTTGATGAATCACTCGTGGCAACGGCAAAGCAATTGGCCGAAAATACCTTGACATTTGAAGAGTTTATTGCCCGGGAATTAGATGCGGGACGCATTAGGGCGGATCAATTTACGGACGAAAAACGGTTGATTAAACTACACGGGCATTGTCAGCAAAAAGCGGTATCATCATTAGTGCCGGGAAAAAAAGCCTTATCCTTACCTAAAAACTATACCGTACAACTGATTCCATCAGGTTGCTGCGGAATGGCCGGTTCATTCGGATACGAAGCTGAACATTATGAGGTATCAATGAAAGTTGGCGAATTAGTTCTCTTTCCAACGGTTCGTCAGCAGCCCGACGATGTCATCATTGCAGCTCCCGGGACCTCCTGCCGTCATCAAATTAAGGACGGTACCAGCCGTAAGGCTAAACATCCGGCAGAGATTTTGTATGAGGCTTTAAAGTAG
- a CDS encoding GEVED domain-containing protein encodes MGKCLRLLLSLFLLIHFPVFGQQSNPPVVGCAVSELTPTERKSLEQEAAFALRMKMATNAAFTAITYVPIRPHILRRSDGTGGMSLASMNQVMAITNSYFLLNGYGIQFYFCGTSPDYVDNDAQYTSFSDETLVTQGHDVANALNQYYVNSFASGAGGYAYYPGNNPITTRSFILNEVGYEDDMGNRLIPHELGHNFNLVHTFGERSGNGTLGSGTSLELVTRGAGANCTTEGDYICDTPADPYNMAGAYLTYVNSCPQYDTGSIARDANNQPYSPSISNIMSYYFPCTSDFTPGQYDRMQAGLALRQSHTAYTLNYPPTAVIAPSNVVVSMGNNQVILNWKDNGTNEMGYFIERSTAPSSGFVMIGGVGPNSTTFTDTKIASLTTYYYRIKPSNSTTSGISPTVSITTPTCHPSYLYPCLYPVGLASVAVNGVLLSQNSGCSPNGYGVFLPSATVYAGLSHPVSATLLYAQYTQGVTIWADLNRNGSYDTNLGERIFQTPTIVTGQFSGTLTFPASLTAGALPIRVVTIYNGIPNEPCGAYTFGETEDYVLTVINSADLSLSLKTSARTAVVNQPITYSLTMHNDGPLTATGIQWQNRLPAGLTYVSSGTDIIGSSTAVSGTSSISLATGQDIIFTYQLRATQPGIYVNAAQIIRSDQADPDSQPGSGTGDGQDDTASVDIRTNPDSSVVYISPNPNQTPLPPVLPNQPSPNPTKADLSLRMAISNHTARVGKPVTFSIIVSNAGGLSASTITIRDTLRGLTFSSSPTGMSVVSSGNGFSVIEGKVNSLTAGGSAQLVFIGLPLSIGYVKNAAQIWSAGTLDPDSTPGSVTPTANNLNGEDDVAWVDMRVDS; translated from the coding sequence ATGGGGAAATGTTTACGATTGCTGTTAAGTCTGTTTCTACTAATCCACTTCCCTGTATTTGGCCAGCAAAGCAATCCACCGGTTGTGGGTTGTGCCGTGTCTGAACTTACACCTACTGAACGAAAATCGTTAGAGCAGGAAGCCGCATTTGCTTTACGCATGAAAATGGCTACGAACGCGGCATTTACAGCCATTACGTATGTACCCATCCGGCCCCACATTTTACGCCGGAGTGACGGAACAGGAGGCATGTCGCTAGCCAGTATGAATCAGGTGATGGCTATCACTAATAGCTATTTCCTACTCAATGGGTACGGTATTCAATTCTATTTCTGCGGCACATCGCCTGATTACGTCGATAACGATGCCCAGTATACCAGTTTCAGTGATGAAACCCTCGTTACCCAAGGTCATGATGTTGCCAATGCACTAAATCAGTATTATGTCAATTCATTCGCGTCGGGTGCAGGTGGATATGCCTACTATCCGGGGAATAACCCCATTACAACCCGATCATTTATCCTGAACGAAGTTGGCTATGAGGATGATATGGGGAATCGGCTGATTCCCCACGAGCTAGGCCATAACTTTAACCTTGTCCATACGTTTGGAGAAAGATCCGGGAATGGAACACTGGGATCAGGTACAAGTCTCGAGTTAGTGACGCGGGGGGCAGGCGCAAATTGTACTACAGAAGGAGACTATATCTGCGATACGCCCGCTGATCCTTATAACATGGCTGGAGCCTATCTTACTTATGTGAACAGTTGTCCTCAGTATGATACAGGAAGTATCGCCCGGGACGCAAATAACCAGCCTTATTCCCCATCGATATCGAATATCATGTCATACTATTTTCCATGTACGAGCGACTTTACGCCTGGTCAGTATGATCGTATGCAGGCTGGACTAGCCCTCCGCCAGTCACACACAGCTTACACACTAAATTATCCGCCTACCGCTGTTATAGCGCCAAGTAATGTAGTCGTTTCTATGGGAAATAATCAGGTGATCCTGAACTGGAAGGACAATGGCACGAACGAAATGGGCTATTTTATTGAACGATCTACCGCGCCCTCATCAGGCTTTGTCATGATCGGTGGCGTAGGGCCAAATTCTACAACATTTACGGATACCAAAATAGCCAGTTTAACCACCTATTACTACCGAATAAAACCATCGAACTCTACTACATCGGGAATTAGCCCGACGGTCAGTATTACAACCCCTACATGCCATCCGTCGTATTTGTACCCGTGCCTATACCCGGTAGGGCTAGCTAGCGTAGCTGTTAACGGCGTTTTACTAAGTCAGAACTCAGGTTGTTCGCCCAATGGATATGGCGTATTTCTACCATCGGCAACCGTTTATGCGGGCTTGTCTCATCCCGTATCAGCCACGCTTTTGTACGCGCAGTACACGCAAGGGGTAACTATCTGGGCCGACCTGAATCGTAATGGTTCTTACGACACCAATCTAGGTGAACGTATATTTCAAACACCAACTATCGTAACAGGCCAGTTTTCCGGTACACTGACGTTTCCGGCCAGCCTGACTGCGGGGGCATTACCCATCCGGGTTGTCACAATCTATAATGGAATTCCGAATGAGCCTTGTGGGGCCTATACGTTTGGTGAGACCGAAGATTATGTGCTAACTGTCATTAATTCGGCAGATCTTAGTTTATCACTAAAAACCAGTGCCCGAACCGCAGTCGTTAACCAACCTATTACCTATTCGCTAACGATGCATAACGACGGGCCACTTACCGCAACGGGTATTCAATGGCAAAACCGGCTTCCCGCTGGTTTAACCTACGTAAGCAGTGGAACGGATATAATCGGCTCGTCAACAGCCGTAAGCGGAACAAGTAGTATATCCCTGGCTACGGGGCAGGATATCATCTTCACCTATCAACTTCGGGCTACGCAGCCAGGTATTTATGTAAATGCAGCGCAAATTATCCGTAGCGATCAGGCTGATCCCGATAGCCAGCCGGGTTCAGGCACCGGCGATGGCCAGGATGATACCGCATCTGTAGACATACGTACAAATCCCGATAGTAGTGTGGTTTACATATCTCCAAATCCGAATCAGACGCCCTTACCTCCTGTTCTGCCGAACCAACCCTCTCCCAACCCAACTAAAGCCGATCTGTCGCTACGAATGGCGATAAGCAATCATACAGCCCGAGTTGGGAAGCCCGTAACGTTTAGTATAATCGTTAGTAATGCAGGAGGTCTATCCGCTTCAACCATTACCATACGCGATACCTTACGAGGCCTAACATTCAGTTCCTCCCCTACCGGAATGAGTGTTGTAAGTAGTGGCAACGGCTTCTCAGTTATTGAAGGGAAAGTGAATTCCCTGACAGCAGGAGGGTCAGCTCAATTGGTTTTTATAGGCCTGCCGCTCTCAATTGGGTATGTGAAAAATGCAGCTCAGATATGGTCGGCAGGAACCCTGGATCCAGATTCAACACCAGGGTCGGTAACTCCA